Within the Apostichopus japonicus isolate 1M-3 chromosome 6, ASM3797524v1, whole genome shotgun sequence genome, the region AAATACAATAAAGATTTTCAAGTCCTTCGCGGCTTTAAGGGTATCTGACTGCGATTAAGATTTCTTTTGCCGTGAGCGAAAAATTTTTACAAGGAGGGAAACTTAGTTTTAACATAATACTACAATGTTTACTAAATAAGTAAATCAACCTAATTTTGGTAGGCCTATCAGTTGAACTTTTACATGACTTGATAAATATTAAGACttattcaatgtttcttatgcaaaatattaattttattgtcGGTGTTGTTTCTCTGCCAACATGTGATCCatccaatgtacatggcttgatcagtttgtactgtgaataagagacaaccgttatAATCAtgatcagtataaactgaagtcatgtgttataacaccgtaacacatcacatgttagacctgtcagcagatgctactttGCAAAAATCCTGacagacgaattcattactAAAGGGCTGTTTAAACTAATGACTGGTTAGGAGTCTAAACAACGTTACCTATGTTTGACTAGTCAGTGTActttgtaaagatggttcaaattaCAGACTTTAAGCGTTTTGCAGTAAAGTATCAtccactttctgttaaaatgtgaACAAAGTTATTTGCGAAGCCTTTAGTCCAGTCAATCTGTATGCATAGGATTATGTTCAGTCCTTCTCAGTccttctcagtagcaactggtcattaatgtaacacatgttatgaaattataacacacattAGTAGTTTTAACTGCTTTACGGGTAGCCTACTCACCTTTACCAGTTTTGACTTATAAAGCCATGAGAATCGGCTGCATGTTTTCAAAGTAATTCATACTTTATAAGAGAAAAGAGAGTACGCTACCAGTACCAGCAGTGAAATGAGATCTTCTCATGTAAATATGATTACATTATCACGTGATGAGATAACATGTCTTCTAATCCGAAGGCAAATCCCTCATTTTATTCTCCTACTAACCCAACAGCCAACATTGAACCTTTGTGTACAATAGACCTCTCAGATCTTATAACCTTCCTATTCCGTTCGGAACGTCGTTACAACTGTCGATACTTTTCGTTGGGCCTTTTGTGAACTATTTGCCTACCAAAGCACTGCACAAAACTTTCAACCAATCATAAGATAAGCTTGTGATAGTTGCATGTGAAATACATTTAGCGCCACCTATTAATATCAACCATTTGTTATGGAGGTATGGTTTAACTTCAGTTCTTGAATTATCCATTAATTTGGACACAGTATCCtttcaacatattaatataCCATATAATAGTTTTTATTCATAAAAAGTTAATAAAGTATATCTTCTTTTGAGTTCTTTGTTGAAACTAAAATAACTAAATATGTGGCATTTCAGCTCCAGCGGTTTAGGCATCCCCCATTTTGAGTTACACTTGCGCTGTTAGAAACGGAAGTAATAATGAAAGGGACACGTTTGTACATATAATGGTTTGATAAACACAGATTATCCACCCAGTTACCCACAGCGACCGCGTAAGCAGCTCGAGACCTCGACGGTACCGATACCGGTGGAATTTAACCAACTAAACGTAAGTGATTTTAATAGAAATTTAAACTGGCAATAAAATTTGCATTGACTCTTCTAAGATCGAAAGCAGTGTAGCCTAAGTTATACGAAATTACATAGGATCGATAAATTGGACTTCGGTAAAAGAACTTAATTTGTGTAAGTGATACAGCCTTGCAAGGCCTAGGCCTCTTCTTGGCCCCAGGATTAGGCTTTGCCTAGGATATGTCCCCCAAGGTAACTTAGGCTACCCCTAAGTTGACCTAAGCTGAGGTATTCATAGGCCTAACTTAAACTTAGGTAGGAAAACAAAGTCTATATCGACAAGTTATTGCCTAGCTATAGTGCACGGTAGGGGCATAtgcctaggctaggcccaaCACTTTACAAAGTCATCCATCAATTTTCTAGCACTTCATTCACAATTACAAGTTACAGGATTTTGCAGAAAACTCTAATGCATGCGGGATAccagcaaagaaatggctatCTAGGGATCGCCACCAATGAAGGGCTGGATTGTTCAGTTGGTAGAGAACTGATTTTGACCCAACTAGAGGTCTCTGGTTTGAATTCggttctagccataaatttctttgcgCCATTGTCTAacatttcccagtcagttttccattattcatttattttaaataattatgtATAAAACTGAAAGGCACATGAAATCTCTTCAAAGCAGATTTTGGGTTGTATCGAATGAAACGGGCATGTTCCCTGGTGCATGTTACAACGTTCTGTGGCCTAGCTCTGACTGGCAGCCCCAGCATGAAAATGGCTATATAAGGATCGCCACTTACAAAGGGCTACATAACTCAGTGGCTTAATtataacccagaggtcactggtttgaatctTGTTTTAGCCAAATTGCTTTGTGCTTTTTCACTGCCACTGGCCGGCATCTCTCAGCTagttttccattattcattttcttacaaaattatatatatagatatataaaaagCTTAATATCTTGTGAGATCCCTTCCCTGTTCCTTTTTTGGGTTGTTTTGAATGAAACTGGGACAAGTTCCATCATTACAGATCAGTATTCAATGTACTGTGATCACTGGTTTCAAATCTATTTTTTAGCCAGAATTTCATTGCCCTTTTTCCGTTATGTTTGATTTTGGTATATTGCCCACTGAGTATGTATTTTCAAAGACCAGATAATTCTGTTATTAATTTGCAGTTTAAATCAACATCAAAAGTGGTCAGAGATAAAAGTCACTACATTTACACTTATTTGAACTTATACTCTGTCATTGATAATAAATGGTGCGTCCATACCAAACGAAACCTGTCTGTTGAACTTTCAGTATAAACTATATGAGATCAGTCTCAGATCAGTGAGGATGCCAATTCTTTCCAGAGGGGTAAATTTTAGCTTAGTCAATGTACAAGGTTAGGCGGGGTTAATTCATTCCTTACTGGTTAACTCTGTTTACCCCAGGCTGCTTGACAGGTGCACCACAGTGGGCCGGTGGCAGGatgggccggtgggctggggagcctggtaaaattttacagcccattttcacagtagctaatataataatacagacgggctgtgtagaaatatatattttaaaaaaactgtgggaatcagtcaTGTATAGACTGTCCTCGATCTCTGCTGCTACAAGGTGCTCCTCAAGTTGAACCTATTCACCGATGCTTACAAGAGCATTGGGCTTGCTTACAAGCTGCTGGTACCGCTACCTGTGTCACAAGTGGCATGTGAACGTTCTTTCTCTGCCTTGAAGAGACTCAAAAACCGTTTGAAGAAgtacaatgacacaagaacaccttgaggcgttcatgttgatgtctgtggaaaaagggatcttggccaaacttgacactaaaaatatcattgatggcATGTGGCTACCAGAAGCAGCGAACTGCGTAGGCTCCTACTCtcgtcaagggcggcggaaccgggggggcacagggggcacgtgccccccacttttcctcaggttaaaaatgtgctctttttctacataaaaattgaggtgtctcaagttagcaagaggccagggaaccagaatgaacactcgggaagggccgtttccggccatctgaggggtttgtaaaaccaaaaattttcttgtacgctccgcgccaaccgatggtggcgctccgatcagatagtcgtgcatacaactttgcaattcctggctacgcccctgacttttaatgaatttctgtgggtcaaactcaaagctatttcgaattcAAAAAAtgtgttaagatattaacaagaaataaactctaattcggaagattcctacattagcaactaacatgatttcatctcattttgtctcaaaagaaaacttgttccttgtttcccactttgcacattggatattgcagtgccagtatgcatattttccttgagaggggggggggggggcgttgatggagtgatgtgtatacgcaaataagataatacaataaaagttataaagggtaccgtactaaatataaggctgcatcagtccaatcgattttctgcaaagtgccctttgatgtcggtgcccccccccccccccagattaaaagtgcttccgccgcccttgactctcgtagacatgacatgtgctcgtgttattgaacatatatgttttagtggattttatttaggtttttttttcaattttttcaagcatgttgtcacaaaatgcttgaaaaactaaataaaatccagtctaaaacatatatttttgcctaGTTTTGTTTACGTTCTTAACTTTCcccagtttaatcaagtgttgcttctggaaattatttttgggtcttttttaaaggattattgtaacctacaaaattgagatatatagcaccattttgcatgcaTATAGgtattccttaacttcaaaaatctCAATTtgaccctcccccaggatggcgataactagtaagtaacatatcactgaataatgggccggtctaggtgaaaaatgccgagggccggttttaagacccagtccgcccctgatAAAGAGCAACAGTTATATATGGCCCTTAGCATCGCGAAGTTATGATACCATCCCatacaaatcaatcaatcaatcaatattttTGCTATGGTCAGATTTATATGGAGAAAACGACTGGGAGAAGGCTGAAATTGACGCAGTTCTTGAAGTCGTACAGGATCTCTTTTATCCAGTTAGGAAGATGTTTTACGCTGACACGGACGAACTAAAGGTAAGCCTTGTTATGCTTTTCAGTCATATTTTGGCTATCATCAAACGTCGTATCTGTCTGAAAATACTCTTCggtgacttttttttataaaatttaaataaacaaagtCAGTTTATTTTGATCAAAACCGGAAAGGCATCTGTGACTTTCAAGTTATAGTTCTGATTATGCGTCAATTTCAAATACGTAATTTGAAAGATTACAATAGATTACATTGTTCTTTCAGTTGTCGAGTTTTCAATCATTTCTTAGATCAGCGATTGAATTGATTCCCTGATGAATTTTCATTAAGGTATCGAGGTCATAAGAAATTAGTTATATtagaatatatttgtttatcattcatttttatGCACCAAGTATTGAAGTGGCACATTCCCTTATCTTTATTCGTGTTTTTTAAGTCTTTTTTCTTTATCCTTTTATCGTTGAAATTGCAAACAAAggatgaattttattttaacttgCATGTAACATGATCGTATTTTCGTGAAttgttttatgaaaataaatacaattaacAAAAGTTTTTGATactcatttcatttctttcattgcaaatatttttttttgttactgcATTACTTAATAAACTAATTTAATCACCTTATAAGTTATGtgtcattgttattgttaataTGTATGCGAAGCATAGAAGGAAGATATAATTAAAGGGATTCCTGGGATTCGGGATAAAGGATATATACGTTACAGACTTCCTATATCCCGAATCATTATGTTTCATAAGGCAGGCCTTTAACTAACGACACGtcatcatttttatttaaaCTATATTACTAAAGTACGCCATTATGTAACGATTTTCTCCGTTCCGCCTATGCACAATTTGacacatattttaatgttatatcgcCATTATATCAGGCTCGCTACAAGAAAGAATTTGTAGACGTTCAAGGACCTAAATATTGTGGATTCTTGGAGAAGCTATTGAAAGCTAATAACGGCGGTGATGGATTCTTCGTTGGGTCTAAGGTAAGTCAATTATTCCGACGTCCTGaccactcctcccccccccccccctcccactccttCCCAATCTAACCCCCTCTCGAGGGCGTTATAGAAGTGGGTCAAGTCTGGGGTAAATACTCCGTGAAACAGTGGGACATGTGAACCTGATTTGAAGGGGGTTACCTCCAAGGTATCCGACAAAGATTGGACCCTTTGTGCATTCCGTATAACACAAATTGAACTctgtaaatattaaatgttcttcttttgcTCTCTGTAACCTTTGCAAAACGGACATAATTAAttgtaatatcattaaacaaattgATTGTCACTCTGTTTTCTAATTTCGATTTCCATATATAGGTCTCACTAGCAGATATCGTTGTGTTCGCAGCCGTCGGTGACGCACTGGGTGACAAGAGCAGAGACTATTACCTGGACCATAAGGAACCAAAACTGAAGGCGTTAATTGAAAGGATAAGAGCGATTCCTCAAATTAATACTTGGTTACAAACCAGACCGAAGACGGAGTTATAAAAAGGGGTTCCGAGAGCCAGGGCTGGCCCTGAGGTCAAGTCTGTCACCGAGGTCACgttttgaagtcttcatttttCATATAAGTGGTATACTATGACTGTATTGTTAATTTCCCCGGGGACCTTCAAAATGACCCAGGGCCCCGTGGCTGTAGCTTCGTCCCCTGGTTGATGTGCCGACTGCACTGATAATATTCTTACATTCGGTTAGTTTCAGTTCAGTTTCAGTTTCATTATCATTTTCAGTTTATATTCTGTATGTATCTTACAAGGAGTTATATGAGACAATAATGCACACAGCAATAGAGATAATACAATAAGGTAACACAGTTGAATCGGGACTCCCAGCAGTATCAAAGCCATGggtttatggaacgccaaatgaAACACATGTGTTTGTGATAATAAAACGGTGATGTAATTCCTTACAAtatcctcttctttttttttaactggtttttcttcttctttgttttcttttaaatagtaAGTAAATGTGtgataaatcatttttttttaatattcaaagCAAACTTGATATGTGCAGATTTCTCTTTATGTTGAAAGTACTGTAGTATGAATAAAACTAGATATGAAACAACATGTATAGACAGATTTATGAAGTTTATTTTCATAgtcattttctctctttttttttctttttttttttttttggtctattTTATTTCGGCCCTCTTAATTGGTACTACGTATACATGACAAGCACAAGAAGGAAAGATTGGTTGGGCATTGGTATTGATTGAGTTTCATAAAAACAAATGATGCACACAATAAGGTTCGCCACATATttatgggaggggggagggggaatgggagggggaggggggaaagaGAGAGGGAAAACAATCGCAGACCCTCTCAGATGATGTTGATAAACCTCTAGTTGTTATGTGATACTTAATTGCAGTGGAGGTCTAATTGCGATTCTCTCTACTATCTGTTTTACACTACCAACAACCGTTATTCTCCGCACacggtactttccgctgaaacaaaacggtgctTTCCGCACACACAATTTGTCAGctgaaaacaacgtttttttcagcggaaattaccgttttttgggggggggggaggagcagAATGGCATACTGAAATGATTAGGCACATTGAAATAATTTAGGATTGAGAAGATAGAATTTGACTGTAGCAGGATAAAATGTAGCTCCGAGACTAGATTATTATGTTAGGATAGCTTAGGTTGTGgcttaggctgtaagcacaagttaaattttagttaaacagcGCCACCTTAAACTAGATCAATCTATCTAGAATATCATACTCTATGTAATTTCCCAATTGCTTTACACACTAATTTATGGGCGTAAGTAGGTCCCATAGACCTAAGAATACTCCAGAGTGAAATATATACTTTTGACTGACGAAAAAGAACACAATTTCAAGTAGTACCCTGGTGAAATGTTTACACCCAATTCCTATATGGTGTTCTTGAGACACTGATAAATTGAAATCGTCAGTTCTGAACCATACCGAGtagacttgaagcaaacaggtatgATGACATAGTTGCAAACGGACGTTTTGAAAGTCATGGCGTAAGGAATGGTACCAGACCGAAACTTTGTCGCCCAGAGTCAGGTCCTATCCCGTTTATCGAGGGACATCTTGATACCATGCAAGATTAAGGTGTTGCCTTCGGTCACCGAAGGCAAATTGTGGTCCGAGTCAGTGCCCTCATATGTTTTGCTTGGACTTTGTTTTTCACTTTATTGTATTTTACCTTGGATTGAATAGGATTCCAACTTTTACCTACGGAGATGTGAACTTCAAGCTATAGCTACCAATGACTGAGATGCAACATCATTTGTTTACGgtagaaaacaaattattaaattattaagagTAATTCAAGTTTTGaaggaaaacataaaacaaatttgtgAGCTTGTAGTGTGTTTCTATGGCACCATATAcctgtttgtttcaagttcactTCTCTAAAACTTCCCATAAGAATTGGATGAAAATTTCACATTTCACCATGATGCTTAGAATATGTTCTTCCTTCCTCCGTCGATGGTGTACAAGTTCATCTGGAATATTCCCTTTATCTCCTAATAGCGGTTCTCAATAAATAAACGGTAGGCTACCCCTCATTGGATTGTTGAAACCGTTCCTATGGCACCTTCAATGATCCGAATCATGACCATGCCaggtttttttctcttctttttttttaatagcgGTAGCAGAAATGAAGTAATAATCTGGCCAAATAGTGGTTACGTGCAATATgaggggacaaactaaaacgaatgacagcgaatgaccgaatgacaattgactttgtacagggttaatgaccatttgcgaatgacagcgaatgacaacgaatgacaacgaatgacagcgaatgacaacgaaggacaacgaaggacagtctTGAGTGGAGATaaaatgattaacggagtggagtaaatgcggttattggttttctgcgcaaaaatgatttgaggaaaatcacatgttacgtggttgcagggttttggtgtaatttacggacagaaaccacagggaaagtttttgtgtgagaatgcgaaTGATGGTGGTGCTTTttacacagtggcgtaggaaggtaattttgagtgggggggggctgaagattgatggccggcctgggggaggggtctaagggaagggggtgtccccctcacctttggattttttttgcatttccaggtggcctcagatgcaatttggtgcaatatagcacacttcaacatcccactccattttgtaaataattttgcattttcacctggccttagatgcaatttggtgctccaaatgagatttttttctcatttggaaatgaaaaaggggttttttgacttgcggagcggggggggggggcggaatgatacttccgcccccccatatttttcaccgggggggctggcgcccccagccccccccccggttcctacgcccttgtttttaccaatgtagatttatatagaaagataactgaagccgtttcaagattagagtattgttagtttctaacaattaatatcggaaaaatgacgataaatttactttttaaaatcaaacttacaatttcgcttactataaggtgcgtttttatcttgtcacGTACTTAAAtacacgaagtctgaactgtgatacccggttgaagcaaatgtctgtgctgtcattcgttttagtcaacgcaattttttagtgtgtacaacatattgtcattcgttatgtgtaacgcaattgtcattcgttttagtaacaccccaaTATGAGTGGTAACCTTTGTCCTTTGAATCACAGCAAGGCAATGCTTATAATGTGTCAATAGATTACCAAAGAACGTGCGTGCTAGCTGTACAATCGTGCCAATGGGAAGGTGCATGACATCAAGTCTATGTAGTATATACTGAACCAGCTGTCTTGCCCAGAACTATACCACTGGCAACAAACATGTCGACAT harbors:
- the LOC139969285 gene encoding probable glutathione S-transferase 5, which encodes MHAGYQQRNGYLGIATNEGLDCSVGRELILTQLEVSDLYGENDWEKAEIDAVLEVVQDLFYPVRKMFYADTDELKARYKKEFVDVQGPKYCGFLEKLLKANNGGDGFFVGSKVSLADIVVFAAVGDALGDKSRDYYLDHKEPKLKALIERIRAIPQINTWLQTRPKTEL